A stretch of Methanobrevibacter sp. YE315 DNA encodes these proteins:
- a CDS encoding tetratricopeptide repeat protein, giving the protein MKDDKKDFEDIGINKRRTDRIYFESPNVQTIYNRMEFIKNENKSLLKRIYSTELKQKIDSIDVEELKEESINNIYDFIDDVLQIKDGYIYNTELPEFIKDYSNNMKFALNRDKTYILKAKRKLKSDNYGSSVRAIELCDKAIEVNYFNWEAYYLKGIALINIDKYDDAIDQLIKSLALNEDNLDARLHIAFAYLFKIEYAKAIALFDSVLKVDENSFDALKGKAYTYYYWEKYDKADEFFKKANSIKILDDDSKDMWDVCLEKL; this is encoded by the coding sequence ATGAAGGATGACAAAAAAGATTTTGAGGATATTGGAATTAATAAAAGAAGGACAGATAGAATCTATTTTGAATCCCCTAATGTTCAGACAATATATAATCGTATGGAATTCATAAAAAATGAGAATAAGTCTCTTTTAAAACGAATATATTCAACAGAATTAAAACAAAAAATCGACAGTATCGATGTTGAAGAATTGAAGGAGGAATCAATCAATAATATTTATGATTTTATCGATGATGTATTGCAGATTAAAGACGGTTATATTTACAATACAGAATTGCCTGAATTTATAAAAGATTACTCAAACAATATGAAATTTGCTTTAAATAGGGATAAGACTTACATTTTAAAGGCTAAAAGAAAATTAAAATCAGATAATTATGGATCTAGTGTCAGGGCTATTGAACTTTGTGATAAGGCGATTGAAGTAAATTATTTTAATTGGGAAGCATATTACCTTAAAGGAATTGCATTAATCAATATAGATAAATATGATGATGCTATTGATCAGTTAATCAAGTCTTTAGCTTTAAATGAAGATAATCTTGATGCCAGATTGCACATTGCATTTGCATACTTGTTTAAGATTGAATATGCCAAAGCAATTGCATTATTTGATTCTGTTTTAAAGGTCGATGAAAATTCATTCGATGCTTTGAAGGGAAAAGCATATACATATTATTATTGGGAAAAATATGATAAGGCAGATGAATTTTTCAAAAAAGCAAATTCAATTAAAATCTTAGATGATGACTCTAAGGATATGTGGGATGTCTGTTTAGAAAAATTATAA
- a CDS encoding SDR family NAD(P)-dependent oxidoreductase, producing the protein MGKLDGKVAIVTGSTSGMGRSTAKLFAEEGAKVVVTGRNEERANAVVDDIKAAGGEAFAVIADMADVDDIKKIFDETIEKYGTVDILFNNAGLLSVTPLLEITKEEWDKVFAVDVYAPLYLTQLVAPVMKEKGKGVVINTCSVASYAAHFGFVGYISSKHAIAGLTKSMAFELGPEIRCNGIAPGAIHTAMVDSIGGVEALQMMVDGAPMKRVGQGEDIAALALFLASDESEFVDGQIIRCDGGFEC; encoded by the coding sequence ATGGGTAAACTAGATGGAAAAGTAGCAATCGTTACTGGATCAACCTCCGGTATGGGTCGTTCTACAGCTAAATTATTTGCTGAAGAAGGTGCAAAAGTTGTTGTAACTGGAAGAAACGAAGAAAGAGCAAATGCTGTAGTGGATGACATTAAAGCAGCTGGTGGAGAAGCATTCGCAGTTATTGCAGATATGGCTGATGTTGACGACATTAAAAAAATCTTTGATGAAACCATTGAAAAATATGGAACAGTCGACATTTTGTTCAACAATGCAGGACTTTTAAGCGTAACTCCTCTTTTGGAAATTACCAAAGAAGAATGGGACAAAGTATTTGCAGTTGATGTATACGCTCCATTATACTTAACACAATTGGTAGCTCCTGTAATGAAAGAAAAAGGAAAAGGTGTTGTAATTAACACCTGTTCAGTAGCATCTTACGCTGCACACTTTGGATTTGTAGGTTACATCTCATCCAAACACGCTATTGCAGGTCTTACCAAGTCCATGGCATTCGAACTTGGTCCAGAAATAAGATGTAACGGTATTGCTCCTGGTGCTATCCACACCGCTATGGTAGATAGTATCGGAGGAGTGGAAGCATTGCAAATGATGGTTGACGGAGCTCCTATGAAAAGGGTTGGTCAAGGAGAAGACATTGCTGCATTAGCATTATTCCTTGCTTCTGACGAATCTGAATTCGTAGACGGTCAAATCATCAGATGTGACGGCGGATTTGAGTGTTAA
- a CDS encoding O-acetylhomoserine aminocarboxypropyltransferase/cysteine synthase family protein codes for MAYEIKNKKNISTIGVHAGQEEVDETGSRVTPIYQTTSYVFESSEQAANRFALKEGGNIYTRLTNPTTEAFEKRMAAIEGGTAAYATASGMSAIFYAIINLTQVGDNIVSADNLYGGTYELFENTLEELGRTVTFVDSQSPELFEEAIDDKTKAIYVESIGNPKLDIPDFDKLAEIAHSHQIPLIADNTVGIGSVRPFDHGADIIASSATKYIGGHGTTLGGIVIEKGDFDWMNGKFPTLSEPDPTYNGLVFAETFKGSAFTTRIRAVIGRDTGAVPSPFGSFLLLQGLETLGLRIERHASNAMAVAEHLEAHPKVAWVTYSGLESSPNHEVAKKYAEKGYGGIVSFGLKAGYEGALKFIESVELLSFLANIGDAKSLVTHPASTTHSQLSAEQQLSTGVTPDLIRFSVGIEDIEDILADVDQALEKI; via the coding sequence ATGGCATATGAAATTAAAAATAAAAAAAATATTTCTACAATTGGCGTACACGCCGGTCAGGAAGAAGTTGATGAGACTGGTTCAAGAGTAACTCCAATTTATCAAACTACTTCTTATGTATTTGAATCATCTGAACAGGCTGCAAATAGATTTGCTCTTAAGGAAGGGGGAAACATTTACACTAGACTTACAAACCCTACAACTGAAGCTTTTGAAAAAAGGATGGCAGCTATTGAAGGAGGAACTGCAGCATATGCAACTGCTTCCGGAATGTCAGCTATCTTTTATGCAATCATTAACTTGACTCAAGTGGGGGACAATATTGTTTCTGCAGATAACCTGTATGGCGGTACTTATGAGTTATTTGAAAACACATTGGAAGAATTGGGTCGTACAGTAACATTTGTTGACTCCCAATCTCCTGAATTGTTTGAAGAAGCTATTGATGATAAAACAAAAGCAATATATGTTGAATCAATTGGAAATCCAAAATTGGATATTCCTGATTTTGATAAGTTGGCAGAAATAGCTCATTCCCATCAAATCCCATTGATTGCAGACAATACCGTTGGGATAGGATCTGTCAGGCCATTTGACCATGGAGCAGACATCATTGCATCATCTGCAACTAAATACATTGGAGGTCATGGTACAACTCTCGGTGGAATTGTCATAGAAAAAGGTGACTTTGACTGGATGAACGGAAAATTCCCGACATTGTCTGAGCCTGACCCAACATATAATGGATTGGTATTTGCCGAAACATTTAAGGGTTCTGCTTTTACAACAAGAATCAGAGCAGTTATCGGAAGGGATACTGGTGCAGTGCCTTCTCCGTTCGGTTCATTTTTGCTCTTGCAGGGTCTTGAAACATTAGGACTTAGAATTGAAAGGCATGCATCAAATGCAATGGCTGTTGCAGAACACTTGGAAGCTCATCCTAAAGTGGCTTGGGTAACTTACTCAGGTCTTGAATCTAGTCCAAACCATGAAGTCGCTAAAAAGTATGCAGAAAAAGGATATGGTGGAATAGTTTCATTTGGTCTTAAAGCAGGCTATGAAGGAGCTTTGAAATTCATAGAAAGTGTAGAACTGCTTTCATTTTTAGCAAATATAGGTGATGCCAAATCATTGGTTACCCACCCAGCATCAACAACACATTCTCAGTTATCAGCCGAACAGCAATTGTCTACAGGCGTAACTCCTGATTTGATTAGATTCTCTGTAGGTATTGAAGATATTGAAGATATTTTGGCCGATGTGGATCAGGCTTTAGAAAAAATTTAG
- a CDS encoding aldo/keto reductase — protein MRYRTLGNTGLEVSEIAFGAEFLVERPYEDAEELVRACEENGINFLDCWMSEPDVRSHLGRAIKDTRENWIIQGHIGATWQNEQYVRTREMDKVIPAFEDFMERFQIDTLDFGMIHYVDQIEDYENIMNGPFIEYVRKLKEDGTIAHIGLSTHNPDIGILAAENPEIELLMFSINPAFDMFDSMDDIEEYRKENAYDGEFSSVNPKRDEIYSLCEENGTALTVMKGFAGGNLLSDETSPFGVALTPVQCIHYALSQKGVSSIFVGVKTVDELEESLKYCTASDNEKEYAEVLKNAPKHSFKGQCTYCGHCQPCSSGIDIAMVNKLFDLAKNHDKVPPGVQEHYNNLKYNATQCIACGECELRCPFEVHIVDVMLDAQDLFGF, from the coding sequence ATGCGATATAGAACGTTAGGAAATACGGGTCTTGAAGTATCTGAAATAGCTTTTGGAGCTGAATTTTTAGTAGAAAGACCTTATGAGGATGCAGAAGAACTTGTTCGTGCATGTGAAGAAAACGGAATTAATTTTTTGGATTGTTGGATGAGTGAACCGGATGTGCGTTCCCATTTGGGCCGTGCAATTAAGGATACTCGTGAAAATTGGATTATCCAAGGCCATATTGGTGCAACATGGCAAAATGAACAGTATGTCCGAACACGTGAAATGGATAAGGTCATTCCGGCATTTGAAGATTTTATGGAACGCTTTCAGATTGATACATTGGATTTTGGAATGATTCATTATGTTGACCAGATTGAAGACTATGAAAACATTATGAACGGTCCGTTTATTGAATATGTTCGCAAACTAAAGGAAGACGGTACAATAGCACACATTGGATTAAGCACCCATAACCCCGATATCGGGATATTGGCTGCAGAAAATCCTGAAATCGAACTTTTGATGTTTTCGATTAACCCTGCTTTTGACATGTTCGATTCAATGGATGATATTGAAGAATATAGGAAAGAAAATGCCTATGATGGGGAATTTTCAAGCGTCAATCCTAAAAGAGATGAAATCTATAGTTTATGTGAAGAAAACGGCACTGCATTAACAGTGATGAAAGGTTTTGCAGGTGGAAATCTGCTTTCTGATGAAACTTCTCCATTTGGCGTTGCATTAACCCCCGTTCAGTGCATTCATTATGCATTATCTCAAAAAGGAGTTTCAAGCATCTTTGTAGGTGTAAAAACTGTCGATGAGCTTGAAGAATCCTTGAAGTATTGCACTGCAAGCGATAATGAAAAGGAGTATGCTGAAGTTTTAAAAAATGCCCCTAAACATTCCTTTAAAGGACAGTGCACTTATTGCGGACATTGTCAACCATGCAGTTCAGGAATTGATATAGCAATGGTAAATAAACTGTTTGACCTTGCTAAAAACCACGACAAGGTTCCACCAGGCGTTCAAGAACACTATAATAACTTGAAGTATAATGCAACCCAATGCATCGCCTGCGGGGAGTGTGAACTCAGATGTCCTTTTGAGGTGCACATTGTAGATGTGATGTTGGATGCACAGGATTTGTTCGGGTTTTAA
- a CDS encoding NAD(P)H-binding protein: MNIAIIGATGKFGIPFTAKLLSNPNYKLTLISKSAANIYEDNHRLTAKSIDATNIKDLNKALENSDIVISAVSGSDQPVIARNLVELDVKRLVYMNVVGIYNELAEGNGDEFNLDNEKEQIPNRNAADIIENSNLDYTILRLGYMIFTEEENNVLTKKGETPKGYVSTYRSAEKIILEMIENPELYSHENISITQDMS, from the coding sequence ATGAATATTGCAATTATTGGAGCAACTGGAAAATTTGGAATACCGTTTACAGCTAAGCTGCTTTCAAATCCCAATTATAAATTAACATTGATATCAAAATCTGCAGCCAACATATATGAAGATAATCATAGGCTAACTGCGAAAAGCATTGATGCTACTAATATAAAAGACTTAAATAAAGCCTTAGAAAATAGCGATATCGTAATATCTGCCGTTTCAGGCTCTGACCAGCCTGTCATTGCACGAAATCTTGTTGAATTGGACGTCAAAAGACTGGTCTACATGAATGTTGTCGGAATTTACAATGAGTTGGCTGAAGGAAACGGGGATGAATTCAATCTGGACAATGAAAAAGAGCAGATTCCAAACAGAAATGCAGCCGACATAATAGAAAATAGCAATCTTGACTATACTATCCTAAGATTGGGATATATGATATTTACTGAAGAGGAAAACAATGTCTTGACCAAAAAAGGAGAAACACCTAAAGGATATGTTTCCACATACAGGTCAGCTGAAAAGATTATTCTAGAAATGATTGAAAATCCTGAATTATATTCACACGAAAACATAAGCATTACACAAGATATGAGTTAA
- a CDS encoding 7-cyano-7-deazaguanine synthase codes for MYTKEFILDEVNSIRDEIGHEKVNIFIEDLYFNKKTNELWIITEDRPDKSAIIGKGGWVIGRLREKLGLESIHVESYGDFLNKEYKLKLAKKTVHNLNSDLTGLKNLEKTINAKLSNIYSFNFKNYIDENEFEESENVEAVVALSGGVDSSFSLILAKKLGFNPIAVTVDPGTIILPNQFKRNIKIICEELDIFHEYIESDYSQVIEESFTGKLHPCGRCSKNTSDLVKEYAKNRKIPIIIYGDMLATGSQCINLQDDSLYRLNLPASLSITKQEMKSLIRTYNLSEFKGFGCPLLYEVHKKFPYMKKFSIQRILRETRSGALEPGEALDLIWSFYKTK; via the coding sequence ATGTATACTAAAGAATTCATTTTGGATGAAGTCAATAGCATAAGAGATGAAATAGGTCATGAAAAAGTGAATATTTTTATTGAAGACCTTTATTTCAACAAAAAGACCAATGAGCTATGGATTATTACTGAAGACCGACCGGATAAATCAGCAATTATTGGAAAGGGCGGTTGGGTAATTGGCAGGCTGCGTGAAAAGTTAGGCCTTGAAAGCATTCATGTCGAGTCCTATGGTGATTTTTTAAACAAGGAATACAAGTTGAAACTGGCTAAAAAAACCGTGCATAATTTGAATTCCGACTTAACCGGCTTAAAAAACTTGGAAAAAACAATTAATGCCAAATTATCTAATATTTATAGCTTTAACTTTAAAAATTACATTGATGAAAATGAATTTGAAGAGTCTGAAAATGTTGAAGCAGTTGTTGCTCTTTCAGGTGGTGTTGACAGCAGCTTTTCACTGATTTTAGCTAAAAAACTTGGATTCAATCCAATTGCAGTTACAGTTGATCCAGGAACCATAATCTTACCAAATCAATTCAAGAGAAACATTAAAATCATATGTGAAGAGCTGGATATATTTCATGAATATATTGAAAGCGATTATTCACAGGTGATTGAAGAGTCATTTACAGGCAAGCTTCATCCATGTGGAAGATGCTCCAAAAATACTAGCGACCTTGTAAAGGAATATGCAAAAAATAGAAAAATCCCTATAATTATATATGGTGATATGCTTGCAACTGGCAGTCAATGCATAAATTTACAGGACGATTCATTATATCGCTTGAACCTTCCAGCAAGTTTAAGCATCACCAAGCAAGAGATGAAATCCTTAATACGAACATATAATTTGAGTGAGTTTAAGGGATTCGGATGTCCACTGCTTTATGAAGTGCACAAAAAATTCCCATACATGAAAAAATTTTCAATACAAAGAATCTTAAGGGAAACCCGTTCAGGAGCACTTGAGCCCGGTGAAGCGTTGGACCTAATTTGGAGTTTCTATAAAACTAAATAG